One region of Micromonospora ureilytica genomic DNA includes:
- a CDS encoding PrsW family intramembrane metalloprotease: protein MRPNQPAADGYADRMADTPPGSPLPPSPAAPPAPAAPPVGETPRMPLRRLGWRRFLVLAGVVLLIAACAVFMVFTLGQSLGAQALLIGVVAAILPVPVLVACFLWLDRYEPEPLKYLIFCFAWGAFVSTAASLTVNDFAANRFADWGLPSALTGVLVAPFIEELTKALGPILLLVFRRREWSGITDGLVYCGLAAVGFAMVENILYLGGLGYASGADRYGPATGIQQVIAIFILRILLFGFAHPLFTAMTGVGLGIASRTADRRIRVLAPIGGLLLAMMLHGTWNLLPTLTQATGEAMIMLYGFLGLMVPVFFGTVGLALWLRAWEGRLTERALPDYVRAGWLSPPEVAALSSLGRRHAARSWARRVAGDAGVRAMRGYQSAATRLALLRDGTLRGLDRKPADQERTAREERELLDAISAYRSFFVGRDPQAPAGVWDGSRYHLRFPDGTQRAVDAPDEPVVPIPVVLAPAPAPVGYAPPGWPGPRSAPPWPPTHP, encoded by the coding sequence ATGCGACCGAACCAGCCGGCGGCGGATGGCTACGCTGACCGCATGGCCGACACCCCGCCCGGTTCACCGCTGCCGCCGTCGCCCGCCGCCCCGCCCGCGCCCGCCGCCCCGCCCGTGGGCGAGACGCCCCGGATGCCGCTGCGCCGGCTCGGCTGGCGGCGGTTCCTGGTGCTGGCCGGGGTGGTGCTGCTCATCGCGGCGTGCGCGGTGTTCATGGTCTTCACGCTCGGCCAGTCGCTCGGTGCGCAGGCCCTGCTGATCGGGGTGGTCGCCGCCATCCTGCCGGTGCCGGTGCTGGTCGCCTGCTTCCTCTGGCTGGACCGGTACGAACCGGAGCCGCTGAAATATCTGATCTTCTGCTTCGCCTGGGGCGCGTTCGTCTCCACCGCCGCCTCGCTCACCGTGAACGACTTCGCGGCCAACCGTTTCGCCGACTGGGGCCTGCCGTCCGCGCTCACCGGCGTGCTGGTGGCACCGTTCATCGAAGAGCTGACAAAGGCGCTGGGCCCGATCCTGCTGCTCGTGTTCCGCCGGCGCGAGTGGTCCGGGATCACCGACGGCCTGGTCTACTGCGGGCTCGCCGCGGTCGGCTTCGCCATGGTGGAGAACATCCTCTACCTGGGCGGGTTGGGGTACGCGTCCGGCGCCGACCGCTACGGTCCGGCCACCGGCATCCAGCAGGTCATCGCGATCTTCATCCTGCGGATCCTGCTGTTCGGGTTCGCCCATCCCCTTTTCACAGCGATGACAGGTGTGGGACTGGGTATCGCCTCCCGGACGGCCGACCGGCGCATCCGGGTGCTCGCCCCGATCGGCGGCCTGCTGCTGGCGATGATGCTGCACGGCACGTGGAACCTGCTGCCCACGCTGACCCAGGCCACCGGCGAGGCCATGATCATGCTGTACGGCTTCCTGGGTCTCATGGTGCCGGTCTTCTTCGGCACCGTGGGGCTGGCGCTGTGGCTGCGCGCCTGGGAGGGACGGCTCACCGAGCGGGCCCTGCCCGACTACGTACGCGCCGGCTGGCTCAGCCCGCCCGAGGTGGCCGCCCTGAGCAGTCTCGGTAGGCGGCACGCCGCCCGCAGTTGGGCGCGGCGGGTGGCCGGCGACGCCGGGGTGCGGGCGATGCGGGGTTACCAGTCCGCGGCGACCCGGCTGGCCCTGCTGCGCGACGGGACGCTGCGCGGCCTGGACCGCAAGCCCGCCGACCAGGAGCGGACCGCCCGCGAGGAGCGGGAGCTGCTGGACGCGATCAGCGCGTACCGGTCGTTCTTCGTCGGTCGGGACCCGCAGGCCCCGGCGGGGGTCTGGGACGGCAGCCGCTACCACCTGCGCTTCCCGGACGGCACTCAGCGCGCGGTGGACGCGCCGGACGAGCCGGTGGTGCCGATCCCGGTGGTGCTGGCTCCCGCCCCGGCTCCGGTGGGGTATGCCCCGCCCGGTTGGCCCGGCCCGCGATCGGCGCCGCCCTGGCCGCCGACGCACCCCTGA
- a CDS encoding DUF4031 domain-containing protein encodes MLYLDRPAWPWRGRLWSHLISDVSYAELHAFAEALGAPRRGFDRDHYDIPADRFAAAVWLGAQVVPSRELVRLLRAADLRRPKHLVSPRSPAPR; translated from the coding sequence ATGCTCTACCTGGACCGGCCGGCCTGGCCGTGGCGCGGTCGGCTCTGGTCGCACCTGATCAGCGACGTCTCGTACGCCGAGCTGCACGCCTTCGCGGAGGCGCTCGGCGCGCCCCGGCGCGGCTTCGACCGGGACCACTACGACATCCCGGCCGACCGGTTCGCGGCGGCGGTGTGGCTCGGCGCCCAGGTGGTGCCGAGCCGGGAGCTGGTCCGGTTGCTCCGCGCCGCCGACCTGCGGCGGCCAAAGCACCTGGTCAGCCCGCGTTCTCCGGCTCCTCGGTGA
- a CDS encoding glycerol-3-phosphate dehydrogenase/oxidase, which produces MSRSVAGQLSPVRRASDLRRLRAERFDVLVIGGGVTGAGAALDAASRGLKVALVEARDLAAGTSSRSSKLIHGGLRYLEQLEFHLVHEALTERGLLATRLAPHLVRPVPIMVPLPAGRGLRDLPARVFRRSYYGAGVAAYDAFAGVFGGGRGMPLHRHLTREGARRIFPSLRADALAGAIRYYDGQVDDARLVVTLARTAASLGATVVSSARAVGLIRQAREVTGVRVRDLEAPPGSPDAEFEVQARTVIAATGVWSDDMSRMLNDVGLRPGVRVRASKGVHLVVPRSAITGETGLILRTASSVLFVIPWGGHWIIGTTDTDWRLDRSHPAASARDIDYLLQQVNTVLERPLTTADIEGVYAGLRPLLAGEADSTSKLSREHAVFEPMLGLLLVAGGKYTTYRVMASDVVDRAARRLGGARSSRTADLPLLGADGYPAMWRDRADLARRHGVPVGVVEHLLERYGTLTLDLLALVDADPLLGSPLAGAPEYLAAEVAYAARAEGALHLEDVLTRRTRISFETSHRGLESAEHTAELMGAVLGWDAATRAREVEHYRARVEAERQSQLMPDDAAADAARLGAPDVRGYAADRGDDDQVALRPSAR; this is translated from the coding sequence ATCTCCCGATCCGTCGCCGGTCAGCTCTCACCGGTCCGCCGTGCGTCCGACCTGCGTCGACTGCGTGCCGAGCGCTTCGACGTGCTGGTCATCGGTGGTGGGGTGACCGGAGCCGGTGCCGCCCTGGACGCGGCGTCCCGGGGCCTGAAGGTGGCGCTGGTCGAGGCGCGTGACCTTGCCGCCGGCACCTCCAGCCGGTCCAGCAAACTCATCCACGGTGGCCTGCGCTACCTGGAGCAGTTGGAGTTCCACCTGGTCCACGAGGCGCTCACCGAGCGTGGCCTGCTGGCCACCCGGCTCGCGCCGCACCTGGTACGCCCGGTGCCGATCATGGTGCCGCTGCCGGCCGGGCGTGGCCTGCGGGACCTGCCGGCCCGGGTCTTCCGCCGCTCCTACTACGGGGCTGGCGTGGCCGCGTACGACGCCTTCGCCGGGGTCTTCGGCGGTGGCCGGGGCATGCCCCTGCACCGTCACCTGACCCGGGAGGGTGCCCGGCGGATCTTTCCGAGTCTGCGGGCCGACGCACTGGCCGGGGCGATCCGCTACTACGACGGGCAGGTCGACGACGCCCGGTTGGTGGTCACCCTGGCCCGCACCGCGGCCAGCCTCGGCGCCACGGTGGTGAGCAGTGCCCGCGCCGTCGGGCTGATCCGGCAGGCGCGCGAGGTGACAGGCGTTCGTGTCCGGGACCTGGAGGCGCCGCCCGGCTCGCCGGACGCGGAGTTCGAGGTGCAGGCCCGCACCGTCATCGCCGCCACCGGCGTGTGGAGCGACGACATGTCCCGGATGCTCAACGACGTGGGCCTGCGGCCCGGTGTCCGGGTGCGCGCCTCGAAGGGGGTGCACCTGGTGGTGCCCCGCTCGGCGATCACCGGTGAGACGGGGCTCATCCTGCGTACGGCGAGTTCGGTGCTCTTCGTCATCCCGTGGGGCGGGCACTGGATCATCGGCACCACTGACACCGACTGGCGACTGGATCGTTCCCACCCGGCGGCCTCGGCCCGCGACATCGACTACCTGCTTCAGCAGGTCAACACCGTGCTGGAGCGGCCGCTGACCACCGCCGACATCGAGGGGGTGTACGCCGGGCTGCGGCCGTTGCTGGCCGGCGAGGCCGACTCGACCTCGAAGCTCTCCCGTGAGCACGCGGTCTTCGAGCCGATGCTCGGGCTGCTGCTGGTCGCCGGCGGCAAGTACACGACGTACCGGGTGATGGCGTCCGACGTCGTCGACCGGGCCGCTCGCCGGCTCGGTGGCGCCCGCTCGTCGCGCACCGCCGACCTGCCGCTGCTCGGCGCCGACGGGTACCCGGCGATGTGGCGGGACCGGGCCGACCTGGCTCGCCGGCACGGCGTGCCGGTGGGTGTGGTGGAGCACCTGCTGGAGCGGTACGGCACCCTCACCCTGGACCTGCTGGCGCTTGTCGACGCCGATCCACTGCTGGGGTCCCCGCTGGCTGGTGCTCCGGAGTATCTGGCGGCGGAGGTCGCCTACGCGGCGCGGGCCGAGGGTGCGTTGCACCTGGAGGACGTGCTGACCCGGCGGACCCGGATCTCGTTCGAGACCAGCCATCGGGGGCTGGAGTCGGCGGAGCACACCGCCGAGTTGATGGGCGCGGTGCTGGGTTGGGACGCGGCCACCCGGGCGCGCGAGGTCGAGCACTACCGCGCCCGGGTGGAGGCGGAGCGGCAGTCCCAGTTGATGCCGGACGACGCGGCGGCGGACGCGGCCCGGCTCGGCGCTCCGGACGTCCGGGGTTACGCGGCCGACCGGGGCGACGACGACCAGGTTGCGCTGCGCCCGTCCGCTCGATGA
- a CDS encoding aminotransferase class V-fold PLP-dependent enzyme, translating to MSVTLVPSLPTLPAVPSAPSAPLDVLGVPGEINLDYAATAPCARAAADAVAELLPWYASVHRGAGALSRRCTLAYEQARQTIGDFFGARAEDHVIFTRNTTDALNLLARAVPAGTTVVTFAGEHHANLLPWPRGSVRLPVPADPDGAVRDLAAALTELRRGSSPALPVLVAVTGASNVTGERWPVAELARVAHRHGARIVLDAAQLAPHAPVDLRTLDVDYLAVSGHKLYAPFGAGVLIGRADWLDAAPPYLAGGGATSHVGPATHDVTWTTGPARHEGGTPNLLGAVALAAVCAALDDADQVALAAHEQALLSRLRTGLAALPHVVELRTFGPDAPRVGIVSFVVAGRDSTEVAARLAAEHHIGVRDGLFCAHPLARRLLSEATGRTGRRDLPPTALRASIGLGSTAAQVDRLLAALAELG from the coding sequence GTGTCCGTCACTCTCGTCCCCTCGCTGCCCACCCTGCCCGCAGTGCCGTCGGCGCCGTCCGCGCCGCTCGACGTCCTCGGCGTGCCCGGCGAGATCAACCTGGACTACGCGGCCACCGCGCCGTGCGCGCGGGCGGCCGCCGACGCCGTGGCCGAGCTGCTGCCGTGGTACGCCAGCGTGCATCGCGGAGCGGGAGCGCTGTCGCGGCGCTGCACCCTCGCGTACGAGCAGGCCCGGCAGACGATCGGTGACTTCTTCGGCGCGCGCGCCGAGGATCACGTGATCTTCACCCGCAACACGACTGACGCGCTCAACCTGCTGGCGCGGGCCGTGCCGGCCGGCACGACGGTCGTCACGTTCGCCGGTGAGCACCACGCCAACCTGCTGCCCTGGCCGCGCGGGTCGGTGCGGCTGCCGGTGCCCGCCGACCCCGACGGGGCGGTACGCGATCTCGCCGCCGCCCTCACCGAGCTGCGCCGGGGCAGCAGCCCGGCGCTGCCGGTGCTGGTCGCCGTGACCGGTGCGAGCAACGTGACAGGTGAGCGGTGGCCGGTCGCCGAACTCGCACGGGTGGCCCACCGGCACGGTGCCCGGATCGTGCTCGACGCCGCGCAACTCGCCCCGCACGCGCCGGTGGACCTGCGCACGCTCGACGTCGACTACCTGGCCGTGTCCGGCCACAAGCTGTACGCGCCGTTCGGCGCGGGCGTGCTGATCGGCCGGGCGGACTGGCTGGACGCCGCCCCGCCGTACCTGGCCGGTGGTGGGGCCACCAGCCACGTCGGGCCGGCCACCCACGACGTGACCTGGACGACCGGCCCGGCGCGACACGAGGGCGGCACCCCGAACCTGCTCGGCGCGGTCGCGCTGGCGGCGGTGTGCGCGGCGCTCGACGACGCGGACCAGGTTGCGTTGGCCGCCCACGAGCAGGCCCTGCTGTCCCGGCTGCGGACCGGCCTCGCCGCCCTGCCGCACGTCGTCGAGCTGCGCACCTTCGGCCCGGACGCGCCCCGGGTCGGCATCGTCTCGTTCGTGGTCGCCGGACGGGACTCCACCGAGGTGGCCGCGCGGCTGGCCGCCGAGCACCACATCGGCGTACGGGACGGGTTGTTCTGTGCCCACCCGCTGGCCCGGCGGCTGCTCAGTGAGGCGACGGGGCGTACCGGCCGGCGGGACCTGCCGCCCACCGCGCTGCGCGCCAGCATCGGGCTGGGCAGCACGGCAGCGCAGGTGGACCGGCTGCTCGCGGCGCTGGCCGAGCTGGGCTGA
- a CDS encoding HD domain-containing protein yields MVELLDRFRAAARDAGATSDPDTTRAGEKVIVRWREPHRHYHTLAHLTAVLDVVDQHADLVARADVVRLAAWFHDAVYDPRAAGDANERDSAALAESVLSGLGVPTSTVAEVRRLVLLTAGHAVAADDRDGALLCDADLAVLAAPPARYERYAAAIRREYAHVPEPAFRAGRAAVLTNLLALPALFRSPPLASRWEEPARDNVRRELATLTEEPENAG; encoded by the coding sequence GTGGTTGAACTGCTGGACCGGTTTCGGGCGGCGGCCCGGGATGCCGGCGCGACGTCCGATCCGGATACGACTCGGGCCGGGGAGAAGGTGATCGTCCGGTGGCGGGAGCCGCACCGGCACTATCACACGCTGGCCCACCTGACGGCGGTGCTCGACGTGGTGGACCAGCACGCCGACCTGGTCGCTCGGGCCGACGTGGTCCGGCTGGCGGCCTGGTTCCACGACGCGGTCTACGACCCCCGGGCCGCTGGCGACGCCAATGAACGCGACAGCGCCGCACTGGCCGAGAGCGTGCTCAGCGGGCTCGGGGTGCCGACGTCCACGGTGGCCGAGGTGCGTCGGCTGGTGCTGCTCACCGCCGGGCACGCGGTGGCGGCGGACGACCGGGACGGCGCGCTGCTCTGTGATGCGGACCTGGCCGTGCTGGCCGCGCCGCCGGCCCGCTACGAGCGTTACGCGGCGGCGATCCGCCGGGAGTACGCCCATGTGCCGGAACCGGCCTTCCGGGCCGGGCGGGCCGCGGTGTTGACCAACCTGCTGGCGCTGCCCGCGCTGTTCCGGTCGCCACCGCTGGCGAGCCGGTGGGAGGAGCCCGCCCGGGACAACGTGCGCCGCGAGCTGGCCACCCTCACCGAGGAGCCGGAGAACGCGGGCTGA
- a CDS encoding S8 family serine peptidase, whose protein sequence is MQGQPAYPGFSGRSSPWPVVAAVLIGCWTVAVTVGAQTGGWLTDQVLLGFGRDRVGWLWPVLGLATVVLVGTPALLLALLPRSAAVRATGRVWLIGALALGVLTLLRVVPPVHHEAYLAALAGAAVLSAVAVRWSARRWAYPGLAGSVGGPAPTADGDATRPGATGDSDATRPEVTGSPTPVGPQRRPRRIGPVPLLAVAAGLALLLPWAWLGALGGLLETALALLAAAALGMLAATLLDAPFWSPFAVGRPPRPARLVLVGGLVAGVALLLLAAGTGQSGAQLPALLTLPPVGFALAALWAATWRPAADPATADPATSEPATSEPATSDPAAATRAGRTATGWLVGLAALGPLAFTDPEEISLLLVGTRDVPFWVAAAAGAGLAVAVLVAIGYAVLLARPTARTPNRRIAAVAAVVLLVAFGVVDLGPGQPGLYGERLFVVLRAQADLGNLPAGAPGRAGRDARAAEVYRRLVTTAEQSQGDLLRGLNRLRLDPVSYYLVNAVEVDGGPAVRAWLARRPEVARVLVSQRLRPLPAPAGQSRGSAPKPTGPEWNIRQIGADRVWSQLRVTGTGIVIGSSDSGVDGTHPALRAGFRGGDDSWYDPWDDTRSPTDQGGHGTHTVGSAVGRDGIGVAPDAQWVGCVNLDRNLGSPAHYLDCLQFMLAPFPAGGDPFTDGRPERAPQVLTNSWGCPPIEGCDQRVLRPATAALDAAGIFVVAAAGNTGPWCASIDDPPAPYADVLTVGAVDAQRRVAEFSSRGPVSGGANKPDVLAPGVGVVSAMPGGTYGALDGTSMATPQVAGVVALMWSANPALVGDVNRTRQILRDTATAATPTYRSDSPSDACGAPSNVTGAGQVDAYAAVRAAQQ, encoded by the coding sequence ATGCAAGGTCAACCTGCGTACCCCGGCTTCAGCGGCCGCAGTTCCCCCTGGCCAGTGGTCGCGGCCGTGCTGATCGGCTGCTGGACGGTTGCGGTCACAGTGGGCGCCCAGACCGGTGGTTGGCTCACCGATCAGGTGCTGCTGGGCTTCGGACGGGACCGAGTCGGCTGGCTCTGGCCGGTTCTCGGCCTGGCCACCGTCGTGTTGGTGGGCACACCCGCCCTGCTGCTGGCGCTGCTCCCCCGGTCGGCCGCGGTCCGGGCCACCGGACGGGTCTGGTTGATCGGGGCACTCGCTCTCGGCGTGCTCACACTGCTGCGGGTCGTGCCGCCGGTGCACCACGAGGCGTACCTCGCCGCGCTGGCCGGCGCGGCGGTGCTCAGCGCGGTTGCCGTGCGCTGGTCGGCGCGGCGGTGGGCGTACCCCGGGCTGGCTGGCTCGGTCGGCGGCCCGGCACCCACCGCGGACGGCGACGCCACACGGCCCGGGGCCACCGGAGACAGCGACGCCACCCGGCCCGAGGTCACCGGGAGTCCGACGCCGGTCGGACCCCAGCGACGCCCGCGCCGGATCGGGCCGGTGCCGCTGCTCGCGGTCGCCGCCGGGTTGGCGCTGCTGCTGCCGTGGGCCTGGCTGGGCGCGCTCGGCGGCCTCCTGGAGACCGCACTCGCGCTGCTGGCGGCCGCCGCGCTCGGGATGCTGGCCGCGACTCTGCTGGATGCCCCCTTCTGGTCCCCGTTCGCGGTTGGGCGGCCGCCCCGGCCGGCCCGGCTGGTGCTGGTCGGCGGCCTGGTCGCCGGGGTGGCGCTGCTGCTGCTCGCGGCCGGGACCGGCCAGTCCGGAGCGCAGTTGCCCGCCCTGCTGACCCTGCCGCCGGTGGGCTTCGCGTTGGCCGCGCTCTGGGCCGCGACCTGGCGGCCCGCCGCCGACCCGGCCACCGCTGACCCGGCCACCTCCGAGCCGGCCACCTCCGAGCCGGCCACCTCCGACCCGGCCGCCGCCACCCGCGCCGGGCGAACGGCGACCGGCTGGCTCGTGGGCCTGGCCGCGCTCGGCCCGCTGGCCTTCACCGACCCGGAAGAGATCAGCCTGCTGCTGGTCGGCACCCGGGACGTCCCGTTCTGGGTGGCGGCCGCCGCCGGCGCCGGGCTCGCCGTCGCGGTCCTGGTCGCCATCGGGTACGCGGTGCTGCTCGCCCGGCCGACGGCACGCACCCCGAACAGGCGGATCGCCGCGGTGGCGGCCGTGGTGCTGCTTGTGGCGTTCGGCGTGGTCGACCTCGGCCCCGGCCAACCGGGCCTGTACGGCGAGCGGCTGTTCGTGGTGCTACGCGCGCAGGCCGACCTGGGCAATCTGCCGGCCGGTGCGCCGGGTCGGGCCGGGCGGGACGCCCGCGCGGCGGAGGTCTACCGGCGACTCGTGACGACCGCCGAGCAGAGCCAGGGCGACCTGCTCCGGGGGTTGAACCGGCTGCGCCTCGACCCGGTGTCGTACTACCTGGTCAACGCCGTCGAGGTGGACGGCGGCCCGGCGGTGCGGGCCTGGCTCGCCCGCCGACCGGAGGTGGCCCGGGTGCTGGTCAGCCAGCGTCTGCGCCCGCTGCCGGCCCCGGCCGGGCAGAGCCGGGGCAGCGCGCCCAAGCCCACCGGCCCGGAGTGGAACATCCGCCAGATCGGCGCCGACCGGGTGTGGTCCCAACTCCGGGTCACCGGCACCGGCATCGTGATCGGCAGCTCCGATTCGGGGGTGGACGGCACCCATCCGGCGCTACGAGCCGGGTTCCGCGGCGGGGACGACTCCTGGTACGACCCGTGGGACGACACCCGGAGCCCGACCGACCAGGGCGGGCACGGCACCCACACGGTGGGCAGCGCGGTCGGGCGGGACGGCATCGGGGTGGCACCTGACGCGCAGTGGGTGGGCTGCGTCAACCTGGACCGCAACCTCGGCAGCCCCGCGCACTACCTGGACTGTCTCCAGTTCATGCTGGCGCCCTTTCCGGCCGGCGGCGACCCGTTCACCGACGGCCGTCCGGAGCGCGCCCCGCAGGTGCTGACCAACTCGTGGGGCTGCCCGCCCATCGAGGGTTGCGACCAGCGTGTCCTGCGGCCGGCCACCGCCGCCCTGGACGCCGCCGGGATCTTCGTGGTCGCCGCGGCCGGCAACACCGGCCCGTGGTGCGCGTCGATCGACGATCCGCCGGCCCCGTACGCGGACGTCCTGACAGTGGGCGCGGTGGACGCCCAGCGGCGGGTCGCCGAGTTCTCCTCGCGCGGGCCGGTGTCCGGCGGTGCGAACAAGCCGGACGTGCTGGCACCGGGGGTGGGCGTGGTGTCGGCCATGCCGGGCGGCACGTACGGCGCGCTGGACGGCACGTCGATGGCGACCCCGCAGGTGGCCGGGGTGGTCGCGCTGATGTGGTCGGCGAACCCGGCGCTGGTCGGCGACGTGAACCGGACCCGGCAGATCCTCCGGGACACCGCCACTGCGGCGACGCCCACCTATCGCTCCGACAGCCCCTCCGACGCCTGTGGTGCTCCGTCGAACGTGACAGGCGCCGGCCAGGTCGACGCCTACGCGGCCGTTCGCGCAGCCCAGCAGTAG
- a CDS encoding FAD-binding oxidoreductase gives MAPTALLDDLRAALGADAVLTDPDLLLMHQRDEADLCAAGIPLVVTRPRTTEQVVAVVRAAARHGVPVVPQGARTGLAGAANAVDGAVVLSTVAMNEIREIDPVSRIAVVQPGVVNAALAGAVAKQGLWYPPDPGSWESSTIGGNVATNAGGMCCVKYGVTTEYVLGLEVVLASGEVLRTGRRTAKGVAGYDLTRLFVGSEGTLGVITEVTVALRPAPADSLTLVAVFPSVATAGAAVAEIAARGLTPSLLELLDQTHLLAIEAYQPMGLRTDAQALLLAAADTGARAADDLAVLAEVCEAVGADEVYAATDAVEAAALLQARRLAHPAMEKFAADAYPGGNGGLVIDDVAVPRGALAALLDGVARIASECEVPIGVVGHAGDGNMHPNIVVDRADPASVERGRRAFDEIMRLGLDLGGTCTGEHGVGLLKRDWLAREIGPVGVRVHQAIKSALDPAGLLNPGKVL, from the coding sequence ATGGCCCCCACCGCGCTCCTCGACGACCTGCGCGCCGCGCTCGGTGCCGACGCCGTGCTCACCGACCCGGACCTGCTGCTCATGCACCAACGGGACGAGGCCGACCTGTGCGCCGCCGGCATCCCGCTGGTGGTGACCCGCCCGCGCACCACCGAGCAGGTGGTCGCCGTGGTCCGGGCCGCCGCCCGGCACGGCGTACCTGTGGTGCCGCAGGGCGCGCGGACCGGGCTGGCCGGCGCGGCGAACGCCGTGGACGGCGCGGTGGTGCTCAGCACCGTCGCGATGAACGAGATCCGGGAGATCGACCCGGTGAGCCGGATCGCTGTGGTCCAACCGGGGGTGGTCAACGCCGCGCTGGCCGGGGCGGTGGCCAAGCAGGGCCTCTGGTACCCGCCGGACCCCGGCTCGTGGGAGTCGTCCACGATCGGCGGCAACGTGGCCACCAACGCCGGCGGCATGTGCTGTGTGAAGTACGGCGTGACCACCGAGTACGTGCTCGGTTTGGAGGTGGTGCTCGCCTCCGGCGAGGTGCTGCGCACCGGGCGGCGTACGGCCAAGGGGGTGGCGGGTTACGACCTGACCCGGCTGTTCGTCGGTTCGGAGGGCACCCTCGGCGTGATCACCGAGGTGACCGTGGCGCTGCGGCCCGCCCCGGCCGACTCGCTGACCCTGGTGGCGGTCTTCCCCTCCGTCGCCACGGCCGGCGCGGCGGTGGCCGAGATCGCGGCTCGCGGGCTCACCCCCAGCCTGCTGGAGTTGCTGGACCAGACCCACCTGCTGGCGATCGAGGCGTACCAGCCGATGGGTTTGCGGACCGACGCGCAGGCCCTGTTGCTGGCCGCCGCCGACACCGGCGCCCGGGCGGCGGACGACCTGGCCGTGCTTGCCGAGGTGTGCGAGGCCGTCGGCGCCGACGAGGTCTACGCGGCCACCGACGCGGTGGAGGCGGCGGCGCTGCTCCAGGCTCGTCGGCTGGCCCACCCGGCCATGGAGAAGTTCGCGGCGGACGCCTACCCGGGCGGCAACGGCGGTCTGGTGATCGACGATGTGGCGGTGCCGCGCGGCGCACTCGCGGCGCTCCTGGACGGGGTCGCCCGGATCGCGTCCGAGTGCGAGGTGCCGATCGGCGTGGTGGGGCATGCCGGGGACGGCAACATGCACCCGAACATCGTGGTCGACCGGGCCGACCCGGCGAGCGTGGAGCGGGGCCGGCGGGCGTTCGACGAGATCATGCGGCTCGGCCTGGACCTGGGCGGCACGTGCACCGGTGAGCACGGGGTGGGCCTGCTCAAGCGGGACTGGCTGGCCCGGGAGATCGGACCGGTCGGTGTTCGGGTGCATCAGGCGATCAAGTCGGCGCTCGACCCGGCCGGCCTGCTCAACCCGGGCAAGGTGCTCTGA
- a CDS encoding FUSC family protein, whose product MDIDGARIAEATEQLRHRSRATLHDRLHRVRMAGGLAVQAGLAAGLAYLISHKLLGNPQPVFAPISAVGTLAASVGQRFRRTIELIVGVGVGVFVGDLLIYLLGTGAWQLGLVVTVAILLTIFAGASVAIVIQAAATAVLIVTLSPSTQNLEIPRFVDAFLGGGIALLVTAVLLPLNPLRVINRAARPALDLLAAQLDATADGLRGRDRATIQRALDRLRDNKEELATLAEAIEGAKETATLSPARWHRRSELIHYAEAADPIDRAMRNSGTLIRRSVTLVEDEEPVPDPMPDAIGHLAESVRLLKHEFAAGEEPEKARERSLRAVSEAGRAYGAGVGFSGSVVVAQIRTTASDLLVASGIEQEEANRWIRTAFGEQERPVGEPAEPGDTPKPPTAPPVG is encoded by the coding sequence GTGGACATCGACGGCGCGCGGATCGCCGAGGCCACCGAACAACTGCGCCACCGCAGCCGGGCCACCCTGCACGACCGGCTGCACCGGGTACGGATGGCCGGCGGACTCGCCGTGCAGGCCGGGCTGGCCGCCGGGCTCGCGTACCTGATCTCGCACAAGCTGCTCGGCAACCCGCAACCGGTCTTCGCGCCGATCTCCGCGGTCGGCACCCTGGCCGCGTCGGTCGGCCAACGGTTCCGCCGGACCATCGAATTGATCGTCGGGGTGGGGGTCGGGGTGTTCGTCGGCGACCTCCTGATCTACCTGCTCGGCACCGGGGCGTGGCAGCTCGGCCTGGTGGTCACGGTGGCCATCCTGCTCACCATCTTCGCGGGCGCGAGCGTGGCCATCGTCATTCAGGCGGCGGCCACGGCGGTGCTGATCGTGACGCTGAGCCCGTCGACCCAGAACCTGGAGATCCCCCGCTTCGTCGACGCGTTCCTCGGCGGTGGGATCGCGCTGTTGGTCACGGCGGTGCTGCTGCCGCTGAATCCGCTCCGAGTAATCAACCGCGCCGCTCGGCCCGCACTGGACCTGCTCGCCGCCCAACTCGACGCCACCGCCGACGGGTTGCGCGGCCGGGACCGCGCCACCATCCAACGGGCACTTGATCGGCTGCGCGACAACAAGGAGGAACTGGCCACGCTGGCCGAGGCGATCGAGGGCGCGAAGGAGACGGCCACGCTCTCCCCGGCCCGCTGGCACCGTCGCAGCGAGCTGATCCACTACGCGGAGGCGGCCGACCCGATCGACCGGGCGATGCGCAACAGCGGCACGCTGATCCGCCGGTCCGTCACGCTTGTCGAGGACGAGGAACCGGTGCCCGATCCGATGCCGGACGCGATCGGCCACCTCGCCGAGTCGGTCCGGCTGCTCAAGCACGAGTTCGCCGCCGGCGAGGAGCCGGAGAAGGCCCGCGAGCGGTCGCTGCGGGCGGTCAGCGAGGCCGGCCGGGCGTACGGCGCCGGGGTGGGCTTCTCCGGCAGTGTGGTGGTCGCCCAGATCCGCACCACAGCGAGCGATCTGCTGGTCGCCTCCGGGATCGAGCAGGAGGAGGCGAACCGGTGGATCCGCACCGCCTTCGGCGAGCAGGAGCGCCCGGTCGGTGAGCCCGCCGAGCCCGGCGACACGCCGAAGCCGCCCACCGCCCCGCCGGTCGGCTGA